In one window of Pseudodesulfovibrio sediminis DNA:
- a CDS encoding HD domain-containing phosphohydrolase, translating to MPRVLLVDDDKNLLDSHRRVLRNHFDVHTALGGKSALEMVESDQPFAVVVSDFKMPFMSGVELLAKIKEIAPETVRMVLTGYADLEVAISAVNRGDIFRFLTKPCDKDTLMSALKAGVEQYEMVQSVHELAVIQRLKDGLESTLRAFIRLVEFRDPYTAGHMDRTAEIATLIAEKVGLSSDRIEGLRLAAMVHDIGKIAIPSGILNKPGILNDAEFALIKTHSLVGSEIFELMDTGWPIARIILEHHERLDGTGYPNGLCKEDILEESQILAVADVIDAIMTHRPYRLTLGRKKTIEDLEAQKGISLNAESVEAGIELLQTEQIFKDVT from the coding sequence TTGCCACGTGTCCTTTTGGTTGATGATGATAAGAATCTGCTTGATAGCCATAGACGGGTGTTGCGGAACCATTTCGATGTCCATACAGCTCTGGGCGGAAAGAGTGCCTTGGAAATGGTCGAATCCGATCAGCCGTTCGCGGTTGTGGTTTCGGATTTCAAGATGCCCTTCATGTCCGGCGTTGAGTTGCTTGCAAAGATCAAGGAGATTGCTCCCGAGACCGTGCGTATGGTTCTGACTGGCTATGCGGATCTGGAAGTAGCCATAAGCGCCGTGAATCGGGGAGATATCTTTCGTTTTCTGACCAAGCCGTGTGACAAGGACACATTGATGAGTGCGCTCAAAGCGGGCGTGGAACAATACGAGATGGTCCAATCGGTTCATGAATTGGCCGTTATTCAACGGCTCAAGGATGGCCTGGAGAGTACCCTGCGTGCATTCATCAGGTTGGTGGAATTTCGGGACCCGTACACAGCCGGGCACATGGATCGGACTGCGGAGATCGCCACACTGATCGCTGAAAAAGTGGGGCTGTCATCGGATAGGATAGAAGGACTTCGTCTGGCTGCCATGGTCCATGATATCGGGAAGATCGCTATTCCGTCCGGCATCCTGAACAAGCCCGGAATATTAAATGACGCTGAGTTCGCCCTGATCAAGACACATTCACTGGTCGGCTCCGAAATATTTGAATTGATGGATACCGGGTGGCCTATAGCTCGTATCATCCTTGAACATCATGAACGGCTTGATGGTACAGGGTATCCCAATGGGTTGTGCAAGGAAGACATTCTGGAAGAATCACAGATTTTGGCCGTGGCGGATGTCATTGACGCCATCATGACGCACAGGCCGTACCGGTTAACACTTGGGCGCAAGAAGACCATCGAGGATCTTGAAGCCCAAAAGGGAATCAGTCTCAATGCGGAAAGCGTGGAGGCCGGCATTGAATTGTTGCAGACAGAACAGATATTTAAGGATGTTACCTAG
- a CDS encoding FmdE family protein: protein MHLQTRDCPSVAPAQEDVFSFDGFVDLATWFHNYPAPGLLLGGYMVEEAKRHIPEGVLYDAVCETSWCLPDAVQLLTPCTIGNGWLRVRNTGVYAVSLFDKFSGEGVRVRLDPAKLGPYPHTLCWLMKSRPKKEQDSAALRQEIRDHGLEMLTVKAVMVKPEVVSKRSKGTIVLCPICGDAYPAFHGSICRGCSGDSPYMDRAMAEIAVPIETAIRSTPIAETVGKPILHDMTRIVPGKSKGVEFSRGHVVTAGDVCRLQQMGRFNVYVDQPAPEGYIHEDDAAAAFASAMCGPGVVVEGAPREGRVNMISKESGIIVVNEPVLEAFNSLPNVMATCRHSYSLIRKDRRVAATRAIPLFLDRPTFDRALSLLEHNPIFTVAPLRKAKVGLLITGNEVFKGLIEDRFAEVIEAKVAHFGSTIAETLVRPDDAGRIAAAVRMLEKLGCDLIITTAGLSVDPDDVTRHGLIKAGLTDALHGMPVLPGAMTLVGRINNTRVLGVPACALFHKITSLDLMLPRLLADLPITRSDLAKMGNGGMCMECTSCTFPKCPLGR from the coding sequence ATGCATTTACAGACACGCGATTGTCCCTCGGTTGCTCCCGCTCAAGAAGACGTTTTTTCCTTTGACGGTTTCGTGGATTTGGCCACCTGGTTTCACAACTATCCTGCGCCGGGGTTGTTGCTTGGTGGCTATATGGTGGAAGAGGCGAAGCGACACATCCCCGAAGGCGTGCTGTATGACGCGGTCTGTGAAACCAGCTGGTGTCTGCCTGATGCCGTTCAGCTGTTGACCCCCTGCACCATTGGCAACGGATGGCTGCGCGTCAGGAATACCGGCGTCTATGCCGTTTCCCTGTTCGATAAATTTTCCGGTGAAGGGGTCAGGGTTCGGCTCGACCCTGCCAAGCTGGGGCCGTATCCGCACACGCTGTGCTGGCTGATGAAGTCCAGGCCTAAAAAAGAGCAGGATTCCGCCGCCCTTCGCCAGGAGATTCGCGACCACGGTCTGGAAATGCTCACCGTGAAAGCGGTCATGGTCAAACCCGAAGTGGTCAGTAAACGGAGCAAGGGCACCATCGTGCTGTGTCCTATCTGCGGTGACGCCTATCCAGCCTTTCATGGTTCAATCTGTCGGGGGTGCAGCGGTGATTCGCCGTATATGGATAGAGCGATGGCCGAGATCGCCGTTCCCATCGAGACTGCCATCCGGTCCACTCCGATTGCAGAGACTGTAGGTAAGCCCATTCTCCACGACATGACCCGCATTGTTCCCGGTAAGTCAAAAGGGGTCGAGTTTTCCAGAGGGCATGTGGTCACGGCAGGCGATGTCTGCCGACTCCAGCAGATGGGCCGCTTCAATGTCTATGTCGACCAGCCCGCTCCTGAAGGATATATCCATGAGGATGACGCTGCCGCGGCCTTTGCCTCGGCCATGTGCGGCCCAGGGGTTGTTGTCGAGGGAGCGCCGCGTGAAGGCCGTGTGAACATGATTTCCAAAGAGAGCGGCATCATCGTGGTCAACGAGCCGGTATTGGAAGCGTTCAACTCCCTACCCAATGTCATGGCGACCTGCCGCCACAGCTACAGCCTGATCAGAAAGGACAGGCGCGTTGCCGCAACCAGGGCCATCCCGCTTTTCCTCGACAGGCCGACCTTTGATCGCGCCCTTTCCCTCCTGGAGCACAATCCGATCTTTACTGTGGCCCCGTTGCGCAAGGCCAAGGTCGGCCTGCTCATCACGGGCAATGAGGTGTTCAAGGGACTGATCGAAGACCGCTTTGCCGAGGTCATCGAAGCAAAGGTCGCCCATTTCGGCAGTACCATCGCTGAAACGCTCGTCAGGCCTGATGATGCCGGAAGGATTGCCGCCGCTGTTCGCATGCTGGAAAAGCTCGGATGCGACCTGATCATCACCACGGCCGGACTCTCGGTTGATCCCGACGACGTGACGCGTCATGGGTTGATCAAAGCCGGGTTGACCGATGCCCTGCACGGCATGCCTGTGCTGCCCGGAGCCATGACTCTGGTTGGCCGCATCAACAACACCCGGGTCCTCGGAGTTCCGGCGTGTGCATTGTTCCATAAAATTACCAGCCTTGACCTCATGTTGCCGAGGCTGTTGGCGGATCTGCCCATCACTCGTTCCGATCTTGCAAAGATGGGGAACGGCGGGATGTGTATGGAGTGTACCTCCTGCACGTTCCCCAAATGTCCCCTCGGGAGGTAA
- a CDS encoding winged helix-turn-helix domain-containing protein has product MYKENGEANGVSTKQVSPIMRMHLWFETEEGVLFGLGRLQLLMQVERCGSLKAAAESLGMSYRGAWGKIKTTEELMGKKLIERAKCRRAGYHLTPFGSGIAKSYDEWYQEVELFALSKSRELLPFYLEKYE; this is encoded by the coding sequence ATGTACAAGGAAAACGGTGAGGCAAATGGTGTTTCGACAAAACAGGTGTCACCGATCATGCGGATGCATCTCTGGTTCGAAACCGAGGAAGGTGTGCTCTTTGGACTGGGGCGGTTGCAGTTGCTGATGCAGGTGGAGAGGTGCGGCTCCCTGAAGGCGGCTGCCGAGTCGCTTGGGATGTCATACCGGGGCGCGTGGGGAAAGATTAAAACCACCGAAGAGCTGATGGGCAAAAAACTCATCGAAAGAGCCAAATGTCGGCGCGCCGGATACCACCTTACTCCCTTTGGAAGCGGCATCGCGAAGAGCTATGATGAATGGTATCAGGAGGTGGAACTCTTTGCCTTGTCAAAGAGCCGGGAATTGCTGCCTTTTTATCTTGAAAAGTATGAATGA
- a CDS encoding acyl-CoA dehydratase activase, with amino-acid sequence MIIGLDIGSRSIELVGIVDREVVHTKQVPTTFDPLFQCSELLDGLRPASLVGTGYGRNLIQQLDLGCPCSTITEIKAHAFGAAHLFPEARTVLDIGGQDTKAIALAKGKVMKFEMNDRCAAGTGKFLEYTASVFQIPIEEFGHYALKGENPPEISSICTVFAETEATSLMARGERPENIALGLHKTIIKRTVSMLNRVGLTFPLVFTGGVANNPCVRELLASALKITKPTDLLIPATPDMAGALGAALIGCGQQ; translated from the coding sequence GTGATCATAGGCCTTGATATCGGGTCCCGGTCCATCGAACTGGTCGGGATCGTTGACAGGGAAGTGGTGCACACCAAGCAGGTGCCCACCACTTTCGATCCATTATTTCAATGTTCAGAATTGTTGGATGGGTTGCGTCCCGCCTCCTTGGTCGGGACCGGTTATGGGCGCAACCTCATCCAGCAACTGGACCTCGGCTGTCCATGCTCCACCATCACGGAAATCAAGGCACACGCCTTTGGAGCGGCGCACCTGTTCCCGGAGGCCAGAACCGTGCTCGACATCGGTGGCCAGGACACCAAAGCCATCGCTCTCGCCAAGGGCAAGGTCATGAAATTCGAAATGAACGATCGCTGCGCCGCGGGCACAGGCAAGTTTCTGGAATACACGGCAAGCGTCTTTCAAATTCCCATCGAAGAATTCGGTCACTACGCCCTCAAAGGCGAAAACCCACCGGAAATCAGCTCCATCTGCACGGTCTTTGCGGAAACAGAAGCCACCTCCCTCATGGCCCGGGGAGAGAGACCGGAAAACATTGCACTGGGACTGCATAAAACCATCATCAAGCGGACCGTGAGCATGCTCAATCGGGTAGGCCTCACCTTCCCCCTCGTCTTCACCGGCGGCGTCGCCAACAATCCCTGTGTGCGCGAGCTGCTGGCATCCGCCCTCAAAATCACGAAGCCAACCGATCTGCTCATCCCCGCAACTCCCGACATGGCCGGCGCGCTGGGTGCCGCACTGATCGGCTGCGGCCAGCAGTAA
- a CDS encoding PAS domain-containing sensor histidine kinase, whose translation MLGRKRRLLILASLMVLLMGAVSAFSSYFLYKTALGEQSKRLHEMVVSQAALITEMGWLTIQLQMAGENMGKNTILSHLSFAHRQFQRESNSGEFTVAKRVGNNIQFLIVNGETVTKGSPLEFMATDADLAQPMNHALKGETGTMIGIDYKGTEVLAAYYPVYLQYDLLGLVAKIDISEIRTPFIRANIIIFLLGLFLTTICLTIFFKVSEPIIQDIRTSEKKYRDLVEGSNTLILRLNKEGNITFANTYARSQLSTENDTLIGMNFKHLTDASTECMLLKDILASFNSDTAHSEMAINKTNGTTGWVSWSFKPITEEGEITELLCLGNDVTSTHQANDARWEVEERFRGIASASPVGIIITDASGSLIYANERMHKLTCTPVSGLAGNGWFNRIDARDRHDIMQKWFSASSKNRKRKEFRINAKDDKQIWVLGQIVELKNTEDDIVGMVLTFTDITALKDAEESRQRLTAAIEQASEIILITDLQTRITYVNPAFETITGFSKEEALGKTPRILQSGEHTKEFYKDLYKTITAGEVWRGRFINTRKDGKRYTIESSIGPVRDANKKIVGYVNVSHDISEQLIVEAQLRQSQKLESIGELAAGIAHEINTPAQYVTTNLQFLEDSFKSYSEMIGRGNEVIQELREMETTPATQHVLELAERAIDEKELSYLDEDIPNALQESVTGLQRISAIVKSVKQLAHPGEVNKSYHNLNTIVRDAATVSTNEWKYVAEINFDLDESLPQIECLKGEIGQVVLNLIVNGSHAIQATQGEDKARGTITLKTYQLDNYAVLEVTDTGMGIPTNILNKVFDPFFTTKEVGKGTGQGLAITYNVVVNMHDGLVDVSTTEGEGTTFTIKLPVDGTA comes from the coding sequence ATGCTCGGAAGAAAACGCCGCCTCCTCATACTTGCTTCGCTGATGGTCCTCCTGATGGGCGCGGTTTCAGCATTCAGTTCATATTTCCTGTACAAGACCGCACTCGGGGAACAGAGTAAACGGCTCCACGAAATGGTCGTCAGCCAGGCCGCCCTGATCACGGAGATGGGATGGCTGACCATCCAGTTGCAGATGGCGGGGGAAAACATGGGAAAGAATACCATCCTCAGCCATCTCAGTTTCGCCCACCGCCAGTTTCAGCGGGAAAGCAATTCAGGAGAGTTTACCGTAGCCAAACGGGTGGGCAACAATATCCAGTTCCTCATTGTCAATGGAGAGACTGTAACCAAAGGCTCTCCACTGGAGTTCATGGCCACTGACGCGGATTTGGCCCAGCCCATGAATCACGCGCTCAAGGGCGAGACCGGGACCATGATAGGCATAGATTACAAAGGGACAGAAGTCCTTGCGGCCTATTACCCTGTATATCTGCAATATGACCTTTTGGGGTTAGTGGCAAAAATTGATATCAGCGAAATCAGGACCCCGTTCATCCGGGCAAATATCATCATCTTTCTCCTCGGTCTTTTTCTTACAACAATATGTCTCACCATTTTCTTCAAAGTCAGTGAGCCCATCATTCAGGACATACGCACCAGTGAAAAGAAGTACCGAGACCTGGTCGAAGGGTCCAACACACTCATTCTCAGACTCAACAAAGAAGGCAACATAACCTTTGCCAACACCTATGCCCGATCACAACTTTCGACTGAAAACGACACACTTATCGGCATGAACTTCAAACACCTGACAGATGCCTCAACTGAATGCATGCTCCTCAAAGATATCTTAGCGTCTTTTAACTCTGACACTGCGCATTCTGAGATGGCGATAAACAAAACAAACGGAACCACGGGCTGGGTTTCATGGTCTTTCAAACCCATTACGGAAGAGGGTGAAATCACGGAGCTGCTCTGCCTGGGAAACGATGTTACCAGCACTCACCAGGCCAACGACGCAAGATGGGAAGTGGAAGAACGCTTCAGGGGAATAGCTTCAGCGTCTCCTGTCGGCATCATCATTACCGATGCTTCAGGCAGTTTGATTTATGCCAACGAGCGGATGCACAAGCTTACATGCACCCCGGTTTCCGGCTTGGCAGGCAATGGCTGGTTCAACAGGATCGACGCCAGAGATCGACACGACATCATGCAAAAATGGTTCTCCGCTTCCAGCAAGAATCGCAAGCGAAAAGAATTCAGAATCAACGCCAAAGACGATAAGCAGATCTGGGTATTGGGGCAAATTGTCGAACTCAAGAATACCGAAGATGATATTGTCGGCATGGTGCTGACCTTCACCGACATCACCGCGCTTAAGGATGCAGAGGAATCACGACAGAGATTGACAGCGGCCATAGAACAAGCCTCTGAAATAATTTTAATAACTGATCTTCAAACGCGTATAACCTACGTCAACCCTGCGTTCGAAACAATCACGGGATTCTCCAAGGAAGAAGCATTGGGGAAAACTCCCAGAATACTTCAAAGTGGCGAGCATACCAAGGAATTCTACAAGGACCTCTACAAGACAATTACTGCAGGCGAAGTCTGGCGAGGGCGTTTTATCAACACCCGAAAGGACGGCAAGCGGTATACCATAGAGTCCTCCATTGGCCCGGTCCGGGATGCCAACAAGAAGATCGTTGGCTACGTCAATGTCTCCCATGATATTTCAGAACAACTTATTGTTGAAGCGCAATTGCGCCAGTCACAAAAACTTGAATCCATCGGCGAACTCGCGGCGGGCATAGCCCATGAAATCAACACCCCGGCCCAATATGTCACTACCAACCTCCAGTTTCTGGAAGATTCCTTCAAATCATACTCCGAGATGATCGGACGGGGCAATGAAGTCATCCAGGAACTCAGGGAGATGGAAACGACTCCGGCGACACAGCATGTTCTGGAGCTGGCGGAGCGGGCCATTGATGAAAAGGAGCTCTCCTATCTTGATGAAGATATTCCCAATGCCCTGCAGGAGTCAGTGACAGGACTCCAGCGCATCTCTGCAATCGTCAAATCCGTCAAGCAGCTTGCGCATCCAGGCGAGGTGAACAAGAGCTATCACAACTTGAATACCATCGTTCGTGATGCGGCAACCGTGTCCACGAACGAGTGGAAATATGTGGCGGAAATCAACTTTGATCTGGACGAATCGCTCCCCCAGATCGAGTGCCTCAAGGGTGAGATCGGACAGGTTGTCCTCAACCTGATCGTCAACGGTTCCCACGCCATTCAAGCCACACAGGGTGAAGACAAGGCTCGCGGCACCATTACCCTCAAGACCTACCAGCTCGACAACTACGCCGTGCTGGAAGTTACCGACACCGGAATGGGTATCCCGACAAATATTCTCAACAAGGTGTTCGACCCCTTCTTCACCACCAAGGAAGTGGGCAAGGGGACCGGCCAGGGGCTGGCCATCACCTACAATGTCGTTGTCAATATGCATGACGGGCTTGTTGATGTTTCCACAACAGAAGGCGAGGGAACGACGTTCACTATCAAGCTACCTGTTGACGGAACGGCCTAG
- a CDS encoding double-cubane-cluster-containing anaerobic reductase, protein MSDSAHREMWEKLDMDLEAHDALLAVLGTFYGDIYLSQENRLKGAEYLDFVLSEVHGLRIKELEQAKAEGRKVIGSFCVFVPEEIALAADAVHVGLCAGAEAGTELAEQLVPRNTCALIKSFIGFKMAKICPFTESSDMIVGETTCDGKKKAYEAFNEIAPTYVMEVPQTKTAAAKALWKTEVLRYLAEVEQLTGVTITPERLKRGIQVANDKRRALQRLTALRAANPAPISGRDALLVNQISFYDEPIRFTTKINELCDELESRIQAKEGVTPGTTPRLLLSGCPMAVPNWKLPYIVEGSGAVIVGEESCIGTRNSRDLVDESGDTLDAMIDALVDRYMKIDCACFTPNTERLDNVTSLAKELNADGVIHYSLLFCQPYAHETLKVDKALQSEGIPMLSIETDYSMEDVEQLKTRVEAFVETLA, encoded by the coding sequence ATGTCAGACTCGGCACACCGCGAAATGTGGGAAAAACTGGATATGGATCTGGAAGCGCACGATGCGCTTTTGGCTGTGCTGGGCACCTTTTATGGTGACATATATCTCTCGCAGGAGAACAGGCTCAAGGGGGCCGAGTATCTTGATTTCGTACTCTCCGAGGTCCACGGACTCCGTATCAAGGAGTTGGAGCAGGCCAAGGCGGAAGGGCGCAAGGTCATCGGCTCATTCTGTGTCTTCGTGCCCGAAGAAATAGCCCTGGCCGCCGATGCCGTGCATGTGGGACTGTGCGCCGGCGCCGAAGCCGGGACAGAACTGGCCGAACAGCTGGTCCCCCGCAACACCTGCGCGCTCATCAAATCCTTCATCGGTTTCAAGATGGCGAAGATCTGTCCTTTCACTGAATCCAGCGACATGATCGTGGGAGAGACCACCTGCGATGGCAAGAAAAAGGCGTATGAGGCATTCAACGAGATCGCGCCCACCTATGTGATGGAAGTGCCGCAGACCAAGACGGCCGCGGCCAAAGCGCTCTGGAAGACCGAAGTGCTCCGCTATCTGGCAGAAGTGGAACAGCTCACAGGCGTGACCATCACCCCCGAACGACTGAAGCGCGGCATACAGGTTGCCAATGACAAACGCCGGGCGCTTCAGCGCCTGACCGCCCTGCGTGCGGCTAACCCCGCGCCCATTTCAGGTCGGGATGCCCTGCTCGTCAACCAAATCAGTTTTTATGATGAGCCGATCCGGTTCACCACCAAGATCAACGAACTCTGCGACGAACTGGAAAGCCGCATTCAGGCGAAGGAAGGCGTGACCCCGGGCACGACACCCCGTCTGCTGCTGTCCGGCTGTCCCATGGCTGTGCCCAACTGGAAGCTGCCGTACATCGTCGAAGGCTCCGGCGCGGTCATCGTGGGCGAAGAGTCCTGCATCGGCACCCGCAACTCCCGGGATCTCGTGGATGAATCCGGCGACACCCTGGACGCCATGATCGACGCGCTCGTGGATCGCTACATGAAGATCGACTGTGCCTGCTTCACGCCGAACACCGAACGGCTGGACAATGTCACGTCCCTTGCCAAGGAGCTGAACGCAGACGGCGTCATCCACTACAGCCTGCTCTTCTGTCAGCCCTATGCCCACGAGACCCTCAAGGTGGACAAGGCGTTGCAGAGCGAAGGCATCCCCATGCTCTCCATCGAGACCGACTATTCCATGGAAGATGTCGAGCAGCTCAAAACACGAGTCGAAGCCTTTGTGGAGACCCTTGCGTGA
- the hutC gene encoding histidine utilization repressor, with protein sequence MSKPNLSARIRDHILTHIQDGSWPCDHKIPSEARIMEQFSASRMTVHRAIKELATEGHIYREQGRGSFVAKQIPRQDLLEISDIAEEIQARGGTYFSELRYLEREGPTPVTTHVFGPETANTVARSKVIHFENGLPLQLEDRYVNLDMAPDYLELNFSETSAHQYLIKVAPLQKAEHQLTAVLPNSEQQEQLQIQDNEPCLLLKRKTWSGDTLVSYAELLYPGSRYSFGGVFTPGTK encoded by the coding sequence ATGAGCAAACCCAACTTATCCGCCCGTATTCGCGATCATATACTGACCCATATCCAGGATGGATCGTGGCCCTGTGATCACAAGATTCCTTCGGAGGCCAGAATCATGGAGCAGTTCTCGGCCAGCCGCATGACGGTCCACCGGGCCATCAAGGAACTGGCGACCGAAGGCCACATTTACCGCGAACAGGGCAGAGGCTCTTTTGTCGCCAAACAGATACCGCGCCAGGACCTGCTTGAGATTTCCGACATCGCGGAAGAGATCCAAGCCCGTGGCGGCACCTATTTCAGCGAGCTCCGGTATCTTGAACGCGAAGGCCCCACCCCGGTGACCACGCATGTCTTCGGACCGGAAACAGCGAACACCGTCGCCCGGTCCAAGGTTATCCATTTCGAGAACGGGTTGCCTCTGCAGCTGGAAGACAGATACGTCAATCTGGACATGGCTCCCGATTATCTCGAACTGAATTTCTCGGAGACATCGGCTCATCAGTATCTGATCAAGGTCGCCCCTCTCCAGAAAGCCGAGCACCAGTTGACGGCAGTGCTCCCCAACTCCGAACAACAGGAACAACTCCAGATTCAGGACAACGAACCCTGCCTGCTCCTCAAACGCAAAACATGGTCCGGCGACACGCTCGTCTCCTATGCCGAACTGCTCTATCCGGGCTCCCGGTACAGCTTTGGCGGCGTGTTTACCCCCGGCACGAAATAG
- a CDS encoding HD domain-containing phosphohydrolase, whose translation MEARILLVDDEPNILSALRRQLREKYDVETETDPTKALAGLDPRRPYAAVVSDYKMPKMNGIEFLHAFKGKSPDTTRLMLTGHADLDNAMRAVNDGNVFRFLTKPCDKDNLLKNVDEGVKQYELVTAKRVLLEQTLKGSVELLSEITSLVNPKAGERINRARRYVKYLAEKVGVKDMWRYDIATMLSQLGTLILPPGTLDKLLSGKDLSGEELQMIEMHPVIAKSLLSKLPRLSQIGEMISYQLKGFDGSGTPRNAIKGEDIPLGGRILRIALDYDLALQQAETPQKAFLRMERDSEPYDPELMYYLESMLGVEARYQIKTVSLVELFPGMVLHEDVVSLQGAMLLRKSVELDKDKIDRIHMFMKHVGIPDTITVLVPEVA comes from the coding sequence ATGGAAGCTAGAATCCTTCTTGTTGACGATGAGCCGAATATATTGTCGGCATTGAGGCGTCAGTTACGAGAAAAGTACGATGTTGAGACCGAGACTGACCCCACGAAGGCGCTTGCGGGTCTTGACCCCAGAAGACCATACGCGGCAGTCGTGTCCGACTACAAGATGCCCAAGATGAACGGCATCGAATTCCTTCACGCCTTCAAAGGCAAATCTCCGGATACGACCCGACTGATGCTCACCGGTCATGCAGATCTGGATAATGCGATGCGTGCTGTTAATGATGGCAATGTTTTTCGGTTTCTGACCAAGCCGTGCGACAAGGACAACTTGCTGAAGAACGTCGATGAAGGCGTCAAGCAGTATGAGTTGGTCACCGCCAAAAGGGTACTGCTTGAGCAGACCCTCAAGGGCAGCGTGGAGTTGCTGAGCGAGATTACTTCGCTGGTCAATCCCAAGGCTGGTGAGCGGATCAACCGTGCCCGGAGATATGTCAAATATCTTGCCGAAAAAGTGGGCGTCAAGGATATGTGGCGTTATGATATTGCAACCATGCTGTCGCAGCTCGGGACATTGATTCTTCCTCCGGGCACGCTCGACAAACTGTTGAGCGGAAAGGATTTGTCTGGCGAAGAACTGCAAATGATCGAAATGCATCCCGTCATTGCCAAGAGTCTACTGTCCAAGTTGCCCCGGCTGTCTCAGATCGGTGAAATGATCTCCTATCAGCTCAAGGGATTCGACGGGTCGGGTACGCCTCGGAACGCGATCAAGGGTGAAGATATTCCCCTTGGAGGGCGTATCCTGCGCATCGCATTGGATTATGATCTTGCTCTCCAGCAGGCGGAGACCCCTCAAAAGGCCTTTTTGCGCATGGAGCGTGACAGCGAGCCGTATGATCCCGAGTTGATGTATTATCTTGAAAGCATGCTCGGGGTCGAAGCGCGTTACCAGATCAAAACAGTGTCGCTTGTGGAGCTGTTTCCGGGAATGGTGCTCCATGAAGACGTGGTCTCCCTTCAGGGGGCCATGTTACTGCGCAAAAGTGTTGAGTTGGACAAGGACAAGATCGACCGGATTCACATGTTTATGAAGCATGTGGGGATTCCCGATACAATAACAGTGTTGGTGCCAGAGGTAGCATAA
- a CDS encoding response regulator → MSDNPHILFVDDEANVLAALKRMLRCKRDEWEMSFVGSGELAMEQLRRSHFDVVVSDIRMPGMDGAELLSKVRDEFPGIIRIALSGQVDINEVLRSIRAVHQYISKPCESAFLIEKIEGTLLSKNVLVDQNLLNVITEIEALPVIPQVFKDIEDEMRKPEPSIEVIAEFVSKDVGLVAKILKLINSPYFGLTAHVDSVQKAITMLGLNTLKSLVISTYLFMLYDEKLFPDFSLAKLWEHSFRVSHIAQMLAECDGASRDVASQCRIAGMLHDIGKLILVFSFPDKYAEIFERVQTNGGPLYAVEMDVLGTTHAETGAYLLGLWGISNSVVHAISHHNEYTELNDSVAMYLYVANIIDHQTFVLNENYNRISFTPKIGSRELVKERLTTWLQYLDEHWDGMAGCDNRSEELIAAMLW, encoded by the coding sequence ATGAGTGATAATCCACATATTCTGTTTGTTGACGATGAGGCAAATGTCCTTGCGGCGCTCAAGAGAATGCTGAGGTGCAAGCGAGATGAATGGGAGATGTCCTTTGTTGGCTCTGGCGAGCTGGCAATGGAACAATTGCGTCGTTCCCATTTCGATGTGGTGGTTTCCGATATCCGCATGCCGGGCATGGATGGTGCGGAGCTGCTTTCAAAGGTTCGCGATGAGTTTCCGGGCATCATACGAATTGCCCTGTCCGGTCAGGTTGACATCAACGAAGTGCTTCGGAGTATCCGGGCGGTGCACCAGTATATCTCGAAACCCTGTGAGTCCGCATTCCTGATTGAGAAGATCGAAGGGACATTGCTTTCCAAGAATGTTCTTGTTGATCAGAATTTGCTCAATGTTATCACTGAAATAGAAGCATTGCCGGTCATTCCGCAGGTGTTCAAGGATATTGAGGATGAGATGCGGAAGCCGGAGCCGTCCATTGAGGTCATTGCGGAATTTGTCAGCAAGGATGTCGGCCTGGTTGCCAAAATACTCAAGTTGATCAATTCGCCCTATTTTGGACTGACTGCGCATGTGGATTCGGTGCAGAAAGCTATTACGATGCTTGGTTTGAATACTTTGAAATCATTGGTTATTTCAACATATCTGTTTATGTTGTATGATGAAAAATTATTTCCTGATTTTTCTCTGGCCAAGCTGTGGGAGCACAGTTTTCGTGTGTCCCACATAGCGCAGATGCTGGCGGAATGTGATGGTGCTTCCAGAGATGTGGCCTCCCAGTGCAGGATTGCCGGCATGTTGCACGACATTGGTAAATTGATCCTTGTCTTTTCATTTCCGGACAAATATGCCGAGATATTCGAGCGTGTACAGACCAATGGTGGTCCTCTCTATGCCGTTGAGATGGATGTGTTGGGGACTACGCATGCAGAGACAGGAGCATATTTGTTGGGGTTGTGGGGGATTTCAAATTCGGTCGTGCATGCAATCAGTCATCACAATGAATATACTGAACTGAATGACAGCGTTGCGATGTATTTGTACGTTGCGAATATCATTGATCACCAGACCTTTGTTTTAAACGAAAACTATAATCGTATATCGTTTACTCCGAAGATCGGCTCTCGGGAACTTGTGAAAGAAAGGCTGACGACATGGTTGCAGTATCTTGATGAGCATTGGGACGGTATGGCTGGATGTGACAACAGGAGTGAAGAACTGATCGCTGCGATGCTGTGGTAG